A window of Enoplosus armatus isolate fEnoArm2 chromosome 3, fEnoArm2.hap1, whole genome shotgun sequence contains these coding sequences:
- the slc45a1 gene encoding proton-associated sugar transporter A isoform X2: protein MGTPSDPLLASPGGRLSTAQEGIWRSSLPKTASFPTSTTRHLSHRANNFQRQPKRRKLIRPSPPPPPNTPCPLDQLDLSELPPRRTFQELLFNGCILFGIEFSYAMETAYVTPVLLQMGLPDQFYSLVWFISPILGFLVQPLIGAWSDRCTSRFGRRRPFIFALAIGALVGLSLVLNGRDIGSALADTASNHKWGIVLTVCGVVLMDFSADSADNPSHAYMMDVCSPEDQDRGLNIHALLAGLGGGFGYIVGGINWDQTQFGRSMGGQLRVIYMFTSITLVIATAMTLLSIPERPLPKSQPNKNSSKNHLKSPSLPLPPSPPVPPGSALGLDEEDEDGLYSYNFSSPISPMSPLTPKYGSFISRDSSLTGINEFASSLGTSYIDSVLINCYTGQQTPQAQASNSTTVPLPPGDSPPPDESTQGTGSHPAGQTQADVASHPAEEAQDAEAPQPEGDAQSHGASLVTVGAQPGAGSHRGSSAGILKRPQSLALIEEPMATQIVGLENGRRRTVTFSQQVANILLNGVRYESDLSENVETGESQMSMRLLCIAIYRMPPSLRSLCTNHFLGWLSFEGMLLFYTDFMGEVVFEGDPKAPHDSEAYQRYNAGVSMGCWGMCIYAFSAAFYSAILEKLEERFSLRTLYFFAYLAFGLGTGLATLSTNLYVVLSLCVTYGVLFSSLCTLPYSLLCEYYQSPQFCGSSEEGTRRGMGVDISLLSCQYFLAQILVSVAMGPLTSLVGGAQGVMYFSSLMSFVGCLYSSLCVVYQLPPPEGEPPESETQPLLVHI from the exons ATGGGCACCCCCAGTGACCCCCTTTTGGCCAGTCCAGGAGGGAGGCTATCCACAGCTCAGGAAGGgatctggaggagctcactcCCCAAAACTGCCAGCTTCCCAACGTCCACCACTCGGCACCTCAGTCACCGAGCCAACAACTTCCAAAGACAGCCAAAGCGTCGGAAGCTGATAAGACCTTCACCGCCTCCGCCGCCCAACACACCCTGTCCCCTGGACCAGCTGGATCTCAGTGAGCTTCCCCCAAGGCGTACTTTCCAAGAGCTGCTCTTCAATGGCTGCATCCTGTTTGGTATTGAGTTTAGCTATGCCATGGAAACGGCCTATGTGACTCCTGTGCTCCTGCAGATGGGCTTGCCTGATCAATTCTACAGCTTGGTGTGGTTTATTAGTCCCATACTGG GATTCCTCGTTCAGCCTCTCATCGGAGCATGGAGTGATCGTTGTACGTCCCGGTTTGGGCGAAGGAGACCCTTTATTTTTGCCTTGGCTATAG GGGCTTTGGTTGGTCTATCTCTGGTGCTGAACGGACGGGACATTGGAAGTGCACTAGCTGACACAGCATCAAATCACAAGTGGGGGATTGTCCTGACGGTGTGTGGTGTGGTTCTGATGGACTTCAGTGCTGACTCAGCAGACAACCCGAGCCATGCCTACATGATGGATGTATGCAGCCCAGAGGACCAGGATCGGGGGCTGAACATCCATGCGCTTCTGGCAG GACTAGGGGGTGGATTTGGCTACATTGTGGGCGGCATCAACTGGGACCAGACACAATTTGGAAGGTCGATGGGAGGTCAACTGCGGGTCATATACATGTTCACGAGTATCACTTTGGTGATCGCCACAGCCATGACTCTTCTGAGTATCCCCGAACGGCCCCTACCAAAGAGCCAGCCGAACAAAAACTCCAGCAAAAATCATCTAAAGAGCCCcagcctccctcttcctccctctcctcctgttcccCCAGGATCAGCTTTGGGACtggatgaggaagatgaggacgGTCTTTACAGCTACAATTTCT CAAGCCCCATATCACCCATGAGCCCCCTCACACCAAAGTATGGCAGCTTTATTAGTAGGGACAGCTCGCTCACTGGCATCAACGAGTTTGCCTCCTCATTAGGAACCTCTTATATAGACAGTGTGCTCATAAACTGCTACACAGGTCAGCAGACACCACAGGCGCAGGCCTCCAACTCCACCACTGTGCCCCTGCCGCCAGGGGACTCCCCTCCTCCTGATGAGTCCACGCAGGGGACAGGGAGCCATCCTGCAGGACAGACCCAGGCTGATGTGGCGTCTCATCCAGCAGAGGAAGCTCAGGATGCAGAAGCGCCACAGCCGGAGGGAGATGCACAGTCTCATGGAGCATCTCTGGTCACAGTTGGGGCTCAGCCTGGAGCAGGGTCACATCGGGGCTCTTCTGCTGGTATCCTGAAGCGACCCCAGAGCCTTGCACTAATTGAGGAGCCCATGGCAACCCAAATTGTTGGACTGGAGAATGGACGCAGGAGAACAGTGACCTTCAGCCAGCAG GTTGCAAACATTTTGCTGAATGGGGTGCGCTACGAGAGTGATCTGAGTGAGAATGTGGAGACAGGAGAATCCCAAATGTCCATGAGGCTGCTGTGTATAGCCATCTACAGGATGCCTCCCTCTCTGCGGAGTTTATGCACTAATCATTTTTTGG GCTGGCTGTCCTTTGAAGGCATGCTGCTCTTCTACACCGACTTCATGGGGGAGGTTGTGTTCGAAGGAGACCCCAAGGCACCACATGACTCGGAGGCTTACCAACGCTACAACGCTGGTGTCAGCATGGGCTGCTGGGGCATGTGCATCTATGCATTCAGTGCTGCTTTCTACTCAG CCATATTGGAGAAACTGGAGGAGCGTTTCTCTCTTCGCACTCTATATTTTTTTGCCTACCTGGCGTTTGGTTTGGGCACGGGCCTGGCCACACTATCCACCAACCTCTATGTGgtactgtctctctgtgtcaccTATGGGGTGCTCTTCTCCTCTCTATGCACGCTGCCTTACTCTCTACTGTGTGAATACTACCAGAGCCCTCAG TTTTGTGGCTCATCAGAGGAAGGGACCAGACGAGGGATGGGGGTGGACATCTCCCTGCTCAGCTGCCAGTATTTCCTGGCTCAGATCCTGGTCTCTGTGGCGATGggacctctgacctcactgGTCGGTGGGGCCCAGGGAGTGATGTACTTTTCAAGCCTGATGTCATTCGTGGGCTGCCTGTACTCCTCTCTCTGCGTGGTGTACCAGCTGCCCCCCCCTGAGGGTGAGCCCCCCGAAAGCGAGACCCAGCCACTATTGGTGCACATTTAG
- the slc45a1 gene encoding proton-associated sugar transporter A isoform X3: MGTPSDPLLASPGGRLSTAQEGIWRSSLPKTASFPTSTTRHLSHRANNFQRQPKRRKLIRPSPPPPPNTPCPLDQLDLSELPPRRTFQELLFNGCILFGIEFSYAMETAYVTPVLLQMGLPDQFYSLVWFISPILGALVGLSLVLNGRDIGSALADTASNHKWGIVLTVCGVVLMDFSADSADNPSHAYMMDVCSPEDQDRGLNIHALLAGLGGGFGYIVGGINWDQTQFGRSMGGQLRVIYMFTSITLVIATAMTLLSIPERPLPKSQPNKNSSKNHLKSPSLPLPPSPPVPPGSALGLDEEDEDGLYSYNFSSPISPMSPLTPKYGSFISRDSSLTGINEFASSLGTSYIDSVLINCYTGQQTPQAQASNSTTVPLPPGDSPPPDESTQGTGSHPAGQTQADVASHPAEEAQDAEAPQPEGDAQSHGASLVTVGAQPGAGSHRGSSAGILKRPQSLALIEEPMATQIVGLENGRRRTVTFSQQVANILLNGVRYESDLSENVETGESQMSMRLLCIAIYRMPPSLRSLCTNHFLGWLSFEGMLLFYTDFMGEVVFEGDPKAPHDSEAYQRYNAGVSMGCWGMCIYAFSAAFYSAILEKLEERFSLRTLYFFAYLAFGLGTGLATLSTNLYVVLSLCVTYGVLFSSLCTLPYSLLCEYYQSPQFCGSSEEGTRRGMGVDISLLSCQYFLAQILVSVAMGPLTSLVGGAQGVMYFSSLMSFVGCLYSSLCVVYQLPPPEGEPPESETQPLLVHI; this comes from the exons ATGGGCACCCCCAGTGACCCCCTTTTGGCCAGTCCAGGAGGGAGGCTATCCACAGCTCAGGAAGGgatctggaggagctcactcCCCAAAACTGCCAGCTTCCCAACGTCCACCACTCGGCACCTCAGTCACCGAGCCAACAACTTCCAAAGACAGCCAAAGCGTCGGAAGCTGATAAGACCTTCACCGCCTCCGCCGCCCAACACACCCTGTCCCCTGGACCAGCTGGATCTCAGTGAGCTTCCCCCAAGGCGTACTTTCCAAGAGCTGCTCTTCAATGGCTGCATCCTGTTTGGTATTGAGTTTAGCTATGCCATGGAAACGGCCTATGTGACTCCTGTGCTCCTGCAGATGGGCTTGCCTGATCAATTCTACAGCTTGGTGTGGTTTATTAGTCCCATACTGG GGGCTTTGGTTGGTCTATCTCTGGTGCTGAACGGACGGGACATTGGAAGTGCACTAGCTGACACAGCATCAAATCACAAGTGGGGGATTGTCCTGACGGTGTGTGGTGTGGTTCTGATGGACTTCAGTGCTGACTCAGCAGACAACCCGAGCCATGCCTACATGATGGATGTATGCAGCCCAGAGGACCAGGATCGGGGGCTGAACATCCATGCGCTTCTGGCAG GACTAGGGGGTGGATTTGGCTACATTGTGGGCGGCATCAACTGGGACCAGACACAATTTGGAAGGTCGATGGGAGGTCAACTGCGGGTCATATACATGTTCACGAGTATCACTTTGGTGATCGCCACAGCCATGACTCTTCTGAGTATCCCCGAACGGCCCCTACCAAAGAGCCAGCCGAACAAAAACTCCAGCAAAAATCATCTAAAGAGCCCcagcctccctcttcctccctctcctcctgttcccCCAGGATCAGCTTTGGGACtggatgaggaagatgaggacgGTCTTTACAGCTACAATTTCT CAAGCCCCATATCACCCATGAGCCCCCTCACACCAAAGTATGGCAGCTTTATTAGTAGGGACAGCTCGCTCACTGGCATCAACGAGTTTGCCTCCTCATTAGGAACCTCTTATATAGACAGTGTGCTCATAAACTGCTACACAGGTCAGCAGACACCACAGGCGCAGGCCTCCAACTCCACCACTGTGCCCCTGCCGCCAGGGGACTCCCCTCCTCCTGATGAGTCCACGCAGGGGACAGGGAGCCATCCTGCAGGACAGACCCAGGCTGATGTGGCGTCTCATCCAGCAGAGGAAGCTCAGGATGCAGAAGCGCCACAGCCGGAGGGAGATGCACAGTCTCATGGAGCATCTCTGGTCACAGTTGGGGCTCAGCCTGGAGCAGGGTCACATCGGGGCTCTTCTGCTGGTATCCTGAAGCGACCCCAGAGCCTTGCACTAATTGAGGAGCCCATGGCAACCCAAATTGTTGGACTGGAGAATGGACGCAGGAGAACAGTGACCTTCAGCCAGCAG GTTGCAAACATTTTGCTGAATGGGGTGCGCTACGAGAGTGATCTGAGTGAGAATGTGGAGACAGGAGAATCCCAAATGTCCATGAGGCTGCTGTGTATAGCCATCTACAGGATGCCTCCCTCTCTGCGGAGTTTATGCACTAATCATTTTTTGG GCTGGCTGTCCTTTGAAGGCATGCTGCTCTTCTACACCGACTTCATGGGGGAGGTTGTGTTCGAAGGAGACCCCAAGGCACCACATGACTCGGAGGCTTACCAACGCTACAACGCTGGTGTCAGCATGGGCTGCTGGGGCATGTGCATCTATGCATTCAGTGCTGCTTTCTACTCAG CCATATTGGAGAAACTGGAGGAGCGTTTCTCTCTTCGCACTCTATATTTTTTTGCCTACCTGGCGTTTGGTTTGGGCACGGGCCTGGCCACACTATCCACCAACCTCTATGTGgtactgtctctctgtgtcaccTATGGGGTGCTCTTCTCCTCTCTATGCACGCTGCCTTACTCTCTACTGTGTGAATACTACCAGAGCCCTCAG TTTTGTGGCTCATCAGAGGAAGGGACCAGACGAGGGATGGGGGTGGACATCTCCCTGCTCAGCTGCCAGTATTTCCTGGCTCAGATCCTGGTCTCTGTGGCGATGggacctctgacctcactgGTCGGTGGGGCCCAGGGAGTGATGTACTTTTCAAGCCTGATGTCATTCGTGGGCTGCCTGTACTCCTCTCTCTGCGTGGTGTACCAGCTGCCCCCCCCTGAGGGTGAGCCCCCCGAAAGCGAGACCCAGCCACTATTGGTGCACATTTAG
- the LOC139282850 gene encoding prothymosin alpha: protein MADTAVDTTATAEVTAKDLKEKKEAEVEEKEEKTDNGDAPANGTNGADHSDKVEKTEEEKEKHKNGDGNAEEAPPAEETDAQPVKRAAEEEEEKVETKKQKTEENGDSKEAEVEA from the exons ATGGCCGACACAGCTGTTGACACGACCGCAACTGCAGAGGTTACAGCCAAG gatctgaaagagaagaaagaagcagaagtggaggagaaggaggagaagaccGACAACGGGGACGCACCTGCCAATGGCACA AATGGTGCTGATCACAGTGACAAAGTGGAAAAGAccgaagaggagaaggagaaacacaAGAATGGAGATG GGAATGCAGAGGAGGCGCCCCCTGCTGAGGAGACTGATGCACAGCCTGTGAAGCGTgcagctgaagaggaggag gaAAAGGTGGagacaaaaaagcagaagacagaggaaaatGGAGATTCAAAAGAGGCAGAAGTGGAGGCTTAG
- the slc45a1 gene encoding proton-associated sugar transporter A isoform X1 has protein sequence MSSPGMGTPSDPLLASPGGRLSTAQEGIWRSSLPKTASFPTSTTRHLSHRANNFQRQPKRRKLIRPSPPPPPNTPCPLDQLDLSELPPRRTFQELLFNGCILFGIEFSYAMETAYVTPVLLQMGLPDQFYSLVWFISPILGFLVQPLIGAWSDRCTSRFGRRRPFIFALAIGALVGLSLVLNGRDIGSALADTASNHKWGIVLTVCGVVLMDFSADSADNPSHAYMMDVCSPEDQDRGLNIHALLAGLGGGFGYIVGGINWDQTQFGRSMGGQLRVIYMFTSITLVIATAMTLLSIPERPLPKSQPNKNSSKNHLKSPSLPLPPSPPVPPGSALGLDEEDEDGLYSYNFSRKSHPTNADPLAHSCSANARLCAGLTSPISPMSPLTPKYGSFISRDSSLTGINEFASSLGTSYIDSVLINCYTGQQTPQAQASNSTTVPLPPGDSPPPDESTQGTGSHPAGQTQADVASHPAEEAQDAEAPQPEGDAQSHGASLVTVGAQPGAGSHRGSSAGILKRPQSLALIEEPMATQIVGLENGRRRTVTFSQQVANILLNGVRYESDLSENVETGESQMSMRLLCIAIYRMPPSLRSLCTNHFLGWLSFEGMLLFYTDFMGEVVFEGDPKAPHDSEAYQRYNAGVSMGCWGMCIYAFSAAFYSAILEKLEERFSLRTLYFFAYLAFGLGTGLATLSTNLYVVLSLCVTYGVLFSSLCTLPYSLLCEYYQSPQFCGSSEEGTRRGMGVDISLLSCQYFLAQILVSVAMGPLTSLVGGAQGVMYFSSLMSFVGCLYSSLCVVYQLPPPEGEPPESETQPLLVHI, from the exons ATGTCATCTCCAGGCATGGGCACCCCCAGTGACCCCCTTTTGGCCAGTCCAGGAGGGAGGCTATCCACAGCTCAGGAAGGgatctggaggagctcactcCCCAAAACTGCCAGCTTCCCAACGTCCACCACTCGGCACCTCAGTCACCGAGCCAACAACTTCCAAAGACAGCCAAAGCGTCGGAAGCTGATAAGACCTTCACCGCCTCCGCCGCCCAACACACCCTGTCCCCTGGACCAGCTGGATCTCAGTGAGCTTCCCCCAAGGCGTACTTTCCAAGAGCTGCTCTTCAATGGCTGCATCCTGTTTGGTATTGAGTTTAGCTATGCCATGGAAACGGCCTATGTGACTCCTGTGCTCCTGCAGATGGGCTTGCCTGATCAATTCTACAGCTTGGTGTGGTTTATTAGTCCCATACTGG GATTCCTCGTTCAGCCTCTCATCGGAGCATGGAGTGATCGTTGTACGTCCCGGTTTGGGCGAAGGAGACCCTTTATTTTTGCCTTGGCTATAG GGGCTTTGGTTGGTCTATCTCTGGTGCTGAACGGACGGGACATTGGAAGTGCACTAGCTGACACAGCATCAAATCACAAGTGGGGGATTGTCCTGACGGTGTGTGGTGTGGTTCTGATGGACTTCAGTGCTGACTCAGCAGACAACCCGAGCCATGCCTACATGATGGATGTATGCAGCCCAGAGGACCAGGATCGGGGGCTGAACATCCATGCGCTTCTGGCAG GACTAGGGGGTGGATTTGGCTACATTGTGGGCGGCATCAACTGGGACCAGACACAATTTGGAAGGTCGATGGGAGGTCAACTGCGGGTCATATACATGTTCACGAGTATCACTTTGGTGATCGCCACAGCCATGACTCTTCTGAGTATCCCCGAACGGCCCCTACCAAAGAGCCAGCCGAACAAAAACTCCAGCAAAAATCATCTAAAGAGCCCcagcctccctcttcctccctctcctcctgttcccCCAGGATCAGCTTTGGGACtggatgaggaagatgaggacgGTCTTTACAGCTACAATTTCTCTAGAAAATCTCATCCAACTAACGCTGACCCTCTGGCCCATTCTTGCAGTGCCAATGCACGTCTCTGTGCTGGCCTCACAAGCCCCATATCACCCATGAGCCCCCTCACACCAAAGTATGGCAGCTTTATTAGTAGGGACAGCTCGCTCACTGGCATCAACGAGTTTGCCTCCTCATTAGGAACCTCTTATATAGACAGTGTGCTCATAAACTGCTACACAGGTCAGCAGACACCACAGGCGCAGGCCTCCAACTCCACCACTGTGCCCCTGCCGCCAGGGGACTCCCCTCCTCCTGATGAGTCCACGCAGGGGACAGGGAGCCATCCTGCAGGACAGACCCAGGCTGATGTGGCGTCTCATCCAGCAGAGGAAGCTCAGGATGCAGAAGCGCCACAGCCGGAGGGAGATGCACAGTCTCATGGAGCATCTCTGGTCACAGTTGGGGCTCAGCCTGGAGCAGGGTCACATCGGGGCTCTTCTGCTGGTATCCTGAAGCGACCCCAGAGCCTTGCACTAATTGAGGAGCCCATGGCAACCCAAATTGTTGGACTGGAGAATGGACGCAGGAGAACAGTGACCTTCAGCCAGCAG GTTGCAAACATTTTGCTGAATGGGGTGCGCTACGAGAGTGATCTGAGTGAGAATGTGGAGACAGGAGAATCCCAAATGTCCATGAGGCTGCTGTGTATAGCCATCTACAGGATGCCTCCCTCTCTGCGGAGTTTATGCACTAATCATTTTTTGG GCTGGCTGTCCTTTGAAGGCATGCTGCTCTTCTACACCGACTTCATGGGGGAGGTTGTGTTCGAAGGAGACCCCAAGGCACCACATGACTCGGAGGCTTACCAACGCTACAACGCTGGTGTCAGCATGGGCTGCTGGGGCATGTGCATCTATGCATTCAGTGCTGCTTTCTACTCAG CCATATTGGAGAAACTGGAGGAGCGTTTCTCTCTTCGCACTCTATATTTTTTTGCCTACCTGGCGTTTGGTTTGGGCACGGGCCTGGCCACACTATCCACCAACCTCTATGTGgtactgtctctctgtgtcaccTATGGGGTGCTCTTCTCCTCTCTATGCACGCTGCCTTACTCTCTACTGTGTGAATACTACCAGAGCCCTCAG TTTTGTGGCTCATCAGAGGAAGGGACCAGACGAGGGATGGGGGTGGACATCTCCCTGCTCAGCTGCCAGTATTTCCTGGCTCAGATCCTGGTCTCTGTGGCGATGggacctctgacctcactgGTCGGTGGGGCCCAGGGAGTGATGTACTTTTCAAGCCTGATGTCATTCGTGGGCTGCCTGTACTCCTCTCTCTGCGTGGTGTACCAGCTGCCCCCCCCTGAGGGTGAGCCCCCCGAAAGCGAGACCCAGCCACTATTGGTGCACATTTAG